One Acidimicrobiia bacterium DNA segment encodes these proteins:
- a CDS encoding glycosyltransferase family 2 protein produces the protein MLVSDRDVVVDLPGAGSAGPDAIRVSVVIPTLDEAANLPHVFDRLPADVYEVILVDGGSTDGTVDVARRLRPDVRVLHQTGRGKGNALREGFTACRGDVVVTLDADGSTDPAEIPRFVRALADGADFAKGSRFMVGGGSSDITGFRRRGNRLLRATVNSLYRTRYTDLCYGYNAFWARHVALLTADAVVRADGAARMRLGDGFEIETLMNVRVAAAGLRVVEVPSFEGERIHGVSRLNALRDGARAVVVIGRERLGRRAGARRIPSAVASTDGRSTDLAAAAGASRDGASPDGGCPEHVPAWVCCCPAEVAG, from the coding sequence ATGCTGGTGAGCGACCGCGACGTGGTCGTCGACCTCCCGGGAGCCGGTTCCGCGGGGCCCGATGCGATCCGCGTCAGCGTCGTGATCCCGACGCTCGACGAAGCGGCGAACCTTCCGCACGTGTTCGACCGTCTGCCGGCCGACGTCTACGAGGTGATCCTCGTCGACGGGGGTTCGACGGACGGCACGGTCGACGTCGCGCGCCGTCTGCGACCGGACGTGCGCGTGCTGCACCAGACCGGCCGGGGCAAGGGCAACGCGCTGCGGGAAGGGTTCACCGCGTGTCGCGGCGACGTCGTCGTCACGCTGGACGCCGACGGCTCCACCGACCCCGCCGAGATCCCGCGCTTCGTGCGCGCGCTCGCCGACGGTGCCGACTTCGCCAAGGGCTCGCGGTTCATGGTCGGGGGTGGGAGCAGCGACATCACGGGGTTCCGCCGCCGCGGCAACCGCCTGCTGCGAGCGACGGTGAACTCCCTCTACCGGACCCGCTACACCGATCTCTGCTACGGCTACAACGCGTTCTGGGCGCGCCACGTCGCCTTGCTCACGGCCGACGCAGTCGTGCGGGCCGACGGCGCCGCGCGCATGCGTCTCGGTGACGGCTTCGAGATCGAGACGTTGATGAACGTGCGCGTCGCGGCCGCGGGGTTGCGCGTCGTCGAGGTGCCGAGCTTCGAGGGCGAGCGGATCCACGGGGTGAGCCGGCTCAACGCGCTGCGCGACGGCGCGCGTGCGGTGGTCGTCATCGGCCGGGAGCGGCTCGGCCGGCGTGCGGGGGCACGTCGCATCCCGAGCGCGGTCGCGTCGACCGACGGCCGGTCGACGGACCTGGCGGCGGCGGCCGGCGCGTCCCGCGACGGCGCGTCCCCCGACGGCGGGTGTCCCGAGCACGTGCCCGCGTGGGTCTGCTGCTGCCCCGCGGAGGTCGCCGGATGA